The Actinomadura sp. WMMB 499 genome includes a window with the following:
- a CDS encoding putative glycolipid-binding domain-containing protein, with amino-acid sequence MDFTDPPSTAAWLHCDARTGFEVVRTSRLGGGWRLRGATTAVEDGRAWAVDYEIDVDERWCTRRARVSRLLEDGPATVTVERAGQGRWLVDGRPAPVLDGCVDVDLESSAMTNALPVHRLRQAVGDAADVPAVYVRADGLAVERLEQTYVRIADGEGHRRYDYAAPAFGFTARLVYDPSGFVLEYPGLAVRHA; translated from the coding sequence ATGGACTTCACCGACCCGCCGTCCACGGCCGCCTGGCTGCATTGCGACGCCCGCACGGGGTTCGAGGTCGTCCGGACGAGCCGGCTGGGCGGCGGGTGGCGGCTGCGCGGCGCGACCACCGCCGTGGAGGACGGACGGGCGTGGGCCGTCGACTACGAGATCGACGTGGACGAGCGCTGGTGCACGCGCCGGGCGCGCGTCTCCCGCCTGCTGGAGGACGGGCCCGCCACGGTGACCGTCGAGCGCGCCGGGCAGGGGCGCTGGCTGGTCGACGGCCGACCAGCGCCCGTCCTCGACGGCTGTGTCGACGTCGATCTGGAGTCGTCCGCGATGACGAACGCGCTGCCCGTCCATCGGCTGCGCCAGGCCGTCGGGGACGCCGCGGACGTCCCGGCCGTCTACGTCCGGGCGGACGGCCTCGCCGTCGAGCGGCTGGAGCAGACCTACGTCCGGATCGCCGACGGCGAGGGGCACCGGCGCTACGACTACGCGGCGCCCGCCTTCGGTTTCACGGCCCGCCTGGTCTACGACCCGTCCGGGTTCGTGCTGGAGTACCCCGGCCTGGCCGTCCGGCACGCCTAG
- a CDS encoding GDSL-type esterase/lipase family protein: protein MVRARSLAVVLVGALVVAVLSPVRTPVHASAAAPVGACPSRWVASWTASPTDGAVPFDASLGAVPTTLDDQTVRMVITPHLGGSSVRVRLSNRFGREPVTFGRVTIAPQVRGATTGRPVPVTFGGAASVTVPAGEDAVSDAAALTFAAFDPLAVSVHLPDRTGGVTKHWNANATSYYADARTGDLTARTGAEGFANETLSWLFVAGLDVRSDARAVVAFGDSITDGFVGGSPFAIPADRSVADTNGRYPDELQRRADAAGLGISVVNAGIGSNQLLGSLGLMDGPSGVSRFRADALDVPGASGVLVLEGINDLGLRIGVTPAEIQDGYVRLIDRAHAAGKRIWLGTLTPAANALVNGTLTAPNSERYRQRINAWIRSQTLADGVVDFDAAVRDPADPSRLLPAYASPDNLHPGPRGYERMAAAVPLDLFDDMPCAGPGDDL, encoded by the coding sequence ATGGTGCGTGCACGGAGTCTCGCGGTCGTCCTGGTGGGCGCGCTGGTGGTGGCGGTCCTGTCGCCGGTCCGGACGCCCGTCCACGCCTCGGCCGCCGCTCCGGTCGGGGCATGCCCGTCGCGGTGGGTCGCGAGCTGGACGGCGAGCCCGACCGACGGCGCCGTCCCGTTCGACGCGTCGCTCGGCGCGGTCCCCACGACGCTCGACGACCAGACCGTCCGGATGGTGATCACGCCGCACCTGGGCGGGTCGTCGGTGCGGGTGCGGCTGAGCAACCGGTTCGGCCGGGAGCCGGTGACGTTCGGCCGGGTGACGATCGCGCCGCAGGTCCGGGGCGCCACGACCGGACGGCCGGTTCCGGTGACGTTCGGCGGCGCGGCGTCCGTCACCGTCCCGGCGGGCGAGGACGCCGTGAGCGACGCGGCCGCGCTGACGTTCGCGGCGTTCGACCCGCTGGCGGTCAGCGTCCACCTGCCGGACCGGACCGGCGGGGTGACGAAGCACTGGAACGCGAACGCGACGTCGTACTACGCGGACGCGCGCACCGGCGACCTCACGGCACGCACCGGCGCCGAGGGGTTCGCGAACGAGACCCTCAGCTGGCTGTTCGTCGCGGGGCTGGACGTCCGGTCGGACGCGCGCGCGGTCGTGGCGTTCGGCGACTCCATCACCGACGGGTTCGTCGGCGGCAGCCCGTTCGCGATCCCCGCCGACCGCTCGGTGGCCGACACGAACGGGCGTTACCCGGACGAACTCCAGCGGCGCGCGGACGCCGCCGGCCTCGGGATCTCCGTCGTCAACGCGGGCATCGGCAGCAACCAGCTGCTGGGGAGCCTCGGTCTCATGGACGGCCCGAGCGGCGTGTCCCGGTTCCGCGCCGACGCACTGGACGTCCCCGGCGCGTCCGGAGTCCTCGTGCTGGAGGGCATCAACGACCTCGGGCTCCGGATCGGCGTCACGCCCGCCGAGATCCAGGACGGCTACGTCCGACTGATCGACCGCGCGCACGCGGCGGGCAAGCGGATCTGGCTCGGCACCCTCACCCCCGCCGCGAACGCGCTCGTCAACGGGACCCTGACCGCTCCGAACAGCGAGCGGTACCGGCAGCGGATCAACGCGTGGATCCGGAGCCAGACCCTCGCGGACGGCGTCGTCGACTTCGATGCGGCCGTCCGGGACCCGGCGGACCCCTCCCGGCTGCTCCCCGCGTACGCGAGCCCGGACAACCTGCACCCCGGCCCGCGGGGTTACGAGCGGATGGCCGCCGCCGTCCCGCTGGACCTGTTCGACGACATGCCCTGCGCGGGCCCGGGCGACGACCTCTAG
- a CDS encoding TetR/AcrR family transcriptional regulator: MARPRDPQRRARLLDAIVDYLAEHGIAQLSMRPLAKALGHSTYVLTHHFATKDELISAVLEHLDRRQKGRLEALPAPPGGTGLGAVVRASWDWHLAEDLPMVRLLHEIEGLSAAGRLTGPYVPKMLGDRAGYVADVLRAHGVPDDLALRRATLLNAAYAGLQTDYLTTGDRTRVEAALDDLATLADSWTT, translated from the coding sequence GTGGCCCGCCCCCGTGACCCGCAGCGCCGCGCGCGACTCCTCGACGCGATCGTCGACTACCTCGCCGAACACGGCATCGCGCAGCTCTCGATGCGCCCGCTCGCCAAGGCGCTCGGCCACAGCACGTACGTCCTGACGCACCACTTCGCCACCAAGGACGAACTCATCAGCGCGGTCCTGGAGCATCTGGACCGGCGCCAGAAGGGCCGCCTCGAGGCGCTCCCGGCCCCACCGGGCGGCACCGGCCTCGGTGCCGTCGTCCGCGCGTCCTGGGACTGGCATCTCGCCGAGGACCTGCCCATGGTCCGGCTGCTGCACGAGATCGAGGGCCTGTCCGCCGCCGGACGCCTCACCGGCCCGTACGTCCCGAAGATGCTCGGCGACCGGGCCGGGTACGTCGCGGACGTCCTGCGCGCCCACGGCGTCCCGGACGACCTCGCCCTGCGCCGCGCGACCCTGCTCAACGCCGCGTACGCCGGACTCCAGACCGACTACCTCACCACCGGCGACCGGACCCGCGTCGAGGCCGCCCTCGACGACCTCGCCACCCTGGCCGACTCCTGGACCACCTGA
- a CDS encoding MFS transporter, whose product MTVALPSIAADLRATGPQLQWITEATVLALASTLVAAGALAERAGARRVLLAGVAVFAAASLLAAAARTPGELIAARAVQGVGNALITPSALAIVRGVFPRGELPKALAAWGAAASAGVVAGPPAGGLLTEHFGWRALFLVNAAVLLAAGGAVVAVVPAVPGRAVPLDVPGAVLACGTFVAAVHTLIEAPHRGAAATLAVLLGARWPSGCAGRRTRSSIPACWPAARSGPPPSRRRPGSSR is encoded by the coding sequence GTGACGGTCGCGCTGCCGTCGATCGCGGCGGACCTGCGGGCCACCGGGCCGCAGCTGCAGTGGATCACCGAGGCGACGGTCCTCGCGCTGGCCTCGACGCTCGTCGCCGCCGGGGCGCTCGCCGAGCGGGCCGGGGCGCGGCGCGTGCTGCTGGCCGGGGTCGCCGTGTTCGCGGCGGCCTCGCTGCTCGCGGCGGCCGCGCGGACGCCCGGCGAGCTGATCGCGGCGCGTGCCGTCCAGGGCGTCGGGAACGCGCTGATCACGCCGTCCGCGCTGGCCATCGTGCGGGGCGTGTTCCCGCGCGGCGAGCTGCCGAAGGCGCTCGCGGCGTGGGGCGCGGCGGCGAGCGCCGGGGTGGTGGCCGGGCCGCCGGCGGGCGGGCTGCTCACCGAGCACTTCGGCTGGCGCGCGCTGTTCCTGGTGAACGCGGCGGTACTGCTGGCGGCGGGCGGGGCGGTCGTGGCCGTGGTGCCCGCCGTTCCCGGACGCGCGGTGCCGCTGGACGTCCCGGGCGCCGTGCTGGCCTGCGGGACGTTCGTCGCCGCCGTCCACACCCTGATCGAGGCCCCGCACCGGGGCGCCGCGGCGACGCTCGCGGTGCTGCTCGGGGCGCGCTGGCCGTCCGGCTGCGCCGGGCGGCGCACCCGCTCCTCGATCCCGGCATGCTGGCCGGCCGCGCGTTCCGGCCCGCCGCCCTCGCGGCGGCGACCGGGTTCTTCGCGCTGA
- a CDS encoding MFS transporter, producing the protein MLAGRAFRPAALAAATGFFALMGVLFLLTRYLQVQRGFTPSEAALALLPVAVAQLGMAPVVVRAIARYGVRRTAAGGLAVVAAGAGTIWAGLRAAEPALVIAGLGVLAAGNAATVNAASTAMLRAAPPERSGSAAAVNETAFKLGGALGVAGLGGAAFDLAAVVTAAAALAVAALTWRSLQEGRAR; encoded by the coding sequence ATGCTGGCCGGCCGCGCGTTCCGGCCCGCCGCCCTCGCGGCGGCGACCGGGTTCTTCGCGCTGATGGGCGTGCTGTTCCTGCTCACGCGGTACCTCCAGGTGCAGCGCGGCTTCACCCCCTCGGAGGCGGCGCTCGCGCTGCTGCCGGTGGCCGTCGCGCAGCTGGGCATGGCGCCCGTCGTGGTGCGGGCGATCGCCCGGTACGGGGTGCGGCGCACGGCGGCGGGCGGGCTCGCGGTCGTGGCCGCCGGGGCGGGGACGATCTGGGCGGGCCTGCGCGCCGCCGAACCGGCGCTCGTGATCGCCGGGCTGGGCGTGCTGGCGGCGGGCAACGCCGCGACGGTCAACGCGGCGAGCACCGCGATGCTGCGGGCGGCCCCGCCGGAACGGTCCGGCTCCGCGGCGGCCGTGAACGAGACCGCGTTCAAGCTCGGCGGCGCGCTCGGCGTGGCCGGGCTCGGCGGCGCCGCCTTCGACCTCGCCGCCGTGGTCACCGCGGCCGCGGCGCTCGCCGTCGCGGCGCTGACCTGGCGGTCACTGCAGGAAGGGAGAGCACGATGA
- a CDS encoding alpha/beta fold hydrolase has translation MIERFATVRGLRLAWLDGRGDGAPILALHGHFGRARCFAPLAAALAPRYRVIALEQRGHGHSDRAGDYGPDEYVADAAEFLRGLGAGPVIVLGHSMGGVVAFRLAARHPELVRALVVEEGGALNRPPDVPHPVLDVRDWPRRAATLDGLRRAIEARGIPDAGYFLESAVEHPDGWGLLFDRDDMVASQRALIGDWWADWLGSSCPALLIHGPESFVLPTAQARAMAGRRPGTVLRELPGCGHWAHDDDPAAFASAVREFLAAL, from the coding sequence ATGATCGAGAGGTTCGCGACCGTCCGGGGGCTGCGGCTGGCCTGGCTGGACGGCCGGGGGGACGGCGCGCCGATCCTCGCGCTGCACGGGCATTTCGGGCGCGCCCGGTGCTTCGCGCCGCTCGCCGCCGCGCTCGCCCCCCGGTACCGGGTGATCGCGCTGGAGCAGCGCGGGCACGGCCACAGCGACCGGGCCGGGGACTACGGGCCGGACGAGTACGTGGCCGACGCCGCCGAGTTCCTGCGGGGGCTCGGGGCCGGGCCGGTGATCGTCCTCGGTCACTCGATGGGCGGGGTCGTCGCCTTCCGGCTGGCCGCGCGACACCCCGAGCTCGTCCGGGCGCTGGTCGTCGAGGAGGGCGGCGCGCTCAACCGGCCGCCCGACGTGCCGCACCCCGTCCTGGACGTCCGGGACTGGCCCCGCCGCGCCGCCACCCTGGACGGGTTGCGCCGCGCCATCGAGGCACGGGGGATCCCGGACGCGGGGTACTTCCTGGAGAGCGCCGTCGAGCACCCGGACGGGTGGGGCCTGCTGTTCGACCGCGACGACATGGTGGCGTCGCAGCGGGCCCTGATCGGCGACTGGTGGGCGGACTGGCTGGGGTCGTCGTGCCCCGCCCTGCTGATCCACGGGCCGGAGAGCTTCGTGCTCCCGACGGCGCAGGCCCGCGCGATGGCCGGGCGCCGCCCCGGGACCGTCCTGCGCGAACTGCCCGGCTGCGGCCACTGGGCGCACGACGACGACCCGGCGGCGTTCGCGTCGGCCGTCCGGGAGTTCCTGGCGGCGCTGTGA
- the corA gene encoding magnesium/cobalt transporter CorA, translating to MAMTRVRPPRALFKPRNRPVGAHRPPRGSAVIDWAAYIDGHRVCTDTVGDAVRLIRDGRLTPEGDSAGFVWVGLHEPSATELAELAEVFGLHPLAVEDAIDAHQRPKLERYDDVHFVVMKTVGYVPGEDGSEVVETGEIMMFCGPDFVVTVRHGKHGELAPVRARLERDPERLVQGPAAVLHAVTDHVVDGYVNVADAVQEDIDEVEEAVFSPERTDESRRIYRLKREVIQLKRAVGPLAGPLRNLSGRRFVPAEIREYLRDVEDHLTRVREQVESYDELLNPILQAHMTQVTVADNKDMRKISAWGAIFMVPTAIAGVYGMNFDFMPETQWRFGYPMILGVIALSCLSLYRGFRRNGWL from the coding sequence ATGGCCATGACGCGAGTCCGTCCCCCGCGCGCGCTGTTCAAGCCGCGCAACCGCCCCGTCGGCGCGCATCGCCCGCCCAGAGGCTCCGCCGTCATCGACTGGGCCGCCTACATCGACGGCCACCGCGTCTGCACCGACACGGTCGGCGACGCCGTGCGCCTCATCCGCGACGGGCGCCTCACCCCCGAGGGCGACAGCGCCGGGTTCGTGTGGGTCGGGCTGCACGAGCCGTCCGCGACCGAGCTGGCCGAGCTCGCCGAGGTGTTCGGCCTGCACCCGCTCGCCGTCGAGGACGCGATCGACGCCCACCAGCGCCCGAAGCTGGAGCGCTACGACGACGTCCACTTCGTCGTGATGAAGACCGTCGGCTACGTCCCCGGCGAGGACGGCTCCGAGGTCGTCGAGACCGGCGAGATCATGATGTTCTGCGGGCCCGACTTCGTCGTCACCGTCCGGCACGGCAAGCACGGCGAGCTGGCGCCGGTCCGCGCCCGCCTCGAGCGCGACCCGGAGCGGCTCGTGCAGGGGCCCGCCGCCGTCCTGCACGCCGTCACCGACCACGTCGTCGACGGGTACGTGAACGTCGCCGACGCCGTCCAGGAGGACATCGACGAGGTCGAGGAGGCCGTCTTCTCGCCCGAGCGCACCGACGAGTCGCGCCGCATCTACCGGCTCAAGCGCGAGGTCATCCAGCTCAAGCGCGCCGTCGGCCCGCTCGCCGGACCGCTGCGCAACCTGTCCGGCCGCCGGTTCGTCCCGGCCGAGATCAGGGAGTACCTGCGCGACGTCGAGGACCACCTCACCCGCGTCCGCGAGCAGGTCGAGTCCTACGACGAGCTGCTCAACCCCATCCTGCAGGCGCACATGACGCAGGTGACGGTCGCCGACAACAAGGACATGCGCAAGATCTCCGCCTGGGGCGCGATCTTCATGGTGCCCACGGCCATCGCGGGCGTCTACGGGATGAACTTCGACTTCATGCCCGAGACCCAGTGGCGCTTCGGCTACCCGATGATCCTCGGCGTCATCGCGCTGTCCTGCCTGTCGCTCTACCGGGGCTTCCGCCGCAACGGCTGGCTCTGA
- the purD gene encoding phosphoribosylamine--glycine ligase, producing the protein MRVLVLGSGGREHALARALHRDPAVTALHCAPGNPGTAEIADNHHLDPTDPTAVTELAARLRIELVVIGPEAPLVAGVGDALRRAGVPCFGPDREAARIEGSKAFAKEVMSAAGVPTADARVCETRLEAEEALDAFGPPYVVKDDGLAAGKGVVVTEDRAAALEHAAACERVVIEEFLDGPEVSLFALCDGVQAVPLLPAQDFKRALDGDAGPNTGGMGAYTPLPWAPEGLVREVMSTVVQPTLDELRRRETPYVGVLYAGLALTSRGVRVVEFNARFGDPETQVVLDRLATPVATLLQACAIGGLDPDLRPEWLPGAAVTVVVAAEGYPAAPVQGGEITGLAEANAVDGAYVLHAGTSLDMEDGRLRASGGRVLSVVGTGADLPAARAAAYSAVSEIGLRGSHHRTDIAANAVQ; encoded by the coding sequence GTGCGAGTACTCGTCCTTGGATCGGGTGGCCGCGAGCACGCGCTCGCCCGCGCCCTGCACCGCGACCCTGCCGTCACCGCCCTCCACTGCGCCCCGGGCAATCCCGGCACGGCGGAGATCGCGGACAACCACCACCTCGACCCGACCGATCCGACGGCGGTGACCGAACTCGCCGCCCGGCTGCGGATCGAGCTGGTCGTCATCGGCCCCGAGGCACCGCTCGTCGCGGGCGTCGGGGACGCGCTGCGCCGCGCGGGCGTCCCGTGCTTCGGCCCGGACCGCGAGGCCGCCCGCATCGAGGGCTCGAAGGCGTTCGCGAAGGAGGTCATGTCGGCGGCCGGGGTGCCGACGGCGGACGCGCGGGTCTGCGAGACGCGCCTGGAGGCCGAGGAGGCGCTCGACGCGTTCGGGCCGCCGTACGTGGTGAAGGACGACGGGCTCGCGGCGGGCAAGGGCGTCGTGGTGACCGAGGACCGCGCCGCGGCCCTCGAGCACGCCGCGGCGTGCGAGCGGGTCGTGATCGAGGAGTTCCTGGACGGCCCGGAGGTGTCGCTGTTCGCGCTGTGCGACGGCGTGCAGGCCGTCCCGCTCCTGCCCGCGCAGGACTTCAAGCGCGCCCTCGACGGCGACGCGGGCCCCAACACCGGCGGCATGGGCGCGTACACGCCGCTCCCGTGGGCGCCCGAGGGGCTGGTGCGCGAGGTCATGTCCACGGTCGTGCAGCCGACGCTGGACGAGCTGCGCCGCCGCGAGACCCCGTACGTGGGCGTCCTGTACGCGGGGCTCGCGCTGACGTCGCGGGGCGTGCGGGTCGTCGAGTTCAACGCGCGGTTCGGCGACCCCGAGACCCAGGTCGTCCTGGACCGGCTCGCCACCCCCGTCGCGACGCTCCTGCAGGCGTGCGCGATCGGCGGCCTCGACCCGGACCTGCGGCCGGAGTGGCTCCCAGGGGCCGCGGTCACGGTCGTCGTGGCGGCCGAGGGCTACCCGGCGGCGCCGGTGCAGGGCGGCGAGATCACGGGCCTCGCGGAGGCGAACGCGGTGGACGGCGCGTACGTCCTGCACGCGGGCACGAGCCTGGACATGGAGGACGGACGGCTGCGCGCGAGCGGCGGCCGGGTGCTGAGCGTCGTGGGGACCGGGGCCGACCTCCCGGCGGCCCGCGCGGCGGCGTACAGTGCGGTGTCCGAAATCGGCCTGCGCGGCTCGCACCACCGCACAGACATCGCCGCGAACGCCGTGCAATGA
- a CDS encoding low temperature requirement protein A, giving the protein MTSSPTPTDQEEVYGVTTLELFFDLVFVFTLIRLTDVLIGEFSPLGLFQVVLMFGVLWWMYGGYAWLTNMTAPTATAHRLLILAGMGGFFMVALGTPTAFTGDGGLVWGLGYLLLVLAHVALYARGNPNILRVLPANLLAAGLIIAAGLLDGGPVVYVLWTLALVVPIVQPYIVPAGGLFSIRAEHIVERHGLLVMITLGESIISVGTGAAHAHLDAGLVVAALLGLALAAAIWWTYFTGDDERAEHSLAAADDHRRTQMTMFGYFYAHIPLIIGVLVAAAGMKKAVEHAWEGLKPGTALAIAGGVALYLAGDVLFRRIVRIGPSRIRLGAAAASLAAVPLGLWLAAAQIAALVAVLAGAVLLEKRRAPAPAGSDDLGQSSGD; this is encoded by the coding sequence ATGACCTCCTCCCCCACCCCAACCGACCAGGAGGAGGTCTACGGCGTCACGACGCTGGAGCTCTTCTTCGACCTCGTCTTCGTCTTCACGCTGATCCGGCTGACCGACGTCCTGATCGGCGAGTTCAGCCCGCTCGGGCTCTTCCAGGTCGTGCTGATGTTCGGCGTCCTGTGGTGGATGTACGGCGGGTACGCCTGGCTGACGAACATGACGGCGCCGACCGCGACCGCGCACCGGCTGCTGATCCTCGCCGGCATGGGCGGGTTCTTCATGGTCGCGCTCGGCACCCCGACCGCGTTCACCGGCGACGGCGGCCTGGTCTGGGGCCTCGGCTACCTGCTGCTCGTCCTCGCGCACGTCGCCCTGTACGCCCGCGGCAACCCGAACATCCTGCGCGTCCTGCCCGCGAACCTGCTGGCCGCCGGGCTGATCATCGCCGCCGGGCTGCTCGACGGCGGCCCGGTCGTGTACGTGCTCTGGACGCTCGCGCTCGTCGTGCCGATCGTCCAGCCGTACATCGTCCCGGCGGGCGGCCTGTTCAGCATCCGCGCGGAGCACATCGTCGAACGGCACGGGCTGCTCGTGATGATCACGCTCGGCGAGTCGATCATCTCCGTGGGGACCGGCGCCGCGCACGCCCACCTGGACGCGGGCCTGGTCGTCGCCGCGCTGCTCGGGCTCGCGCTCGCGGCGGCCATCTGGTGGACGTACTTCACCGGCGACGACGAGCGCGCCGAGCACTCGCTCGCCGCCGCCGACGATCACCGCCGCACGCAGATGACGATGTTCGGGTACTTCTACGCGCACATCCCGCTGATCATCGGCGTCCTGGTGGCGGCGGCCGGGATGAAGAAGGCCGTCGAGCACGCGTGGGAGGGCCTGAAGCCGGGCACCGCGCTGGCCATCGCGGGCGGCGTCGCCCTCTACCTCGCGGGCGACGTGCTGTTCCGCCGCATCGTGCGCATCGGCCCGTCCCGCATCCGCCTCGGCGCCGCCGCCGCGTCCCTCGCCGCCGTCCCGCTCGGCCTCTGGCTCGCCGCCGCCCAGATCGCCGCCCTGGTCGCCGTCCTCGCCGGAGCCGTCCTCCTGGAGAAGCGCCGCGCCCCGGCCCCCGCGGGCTCGGACGACCTGGGACAATCGTCGGGTGATTGA
- the purB gene encoding adenylosuccinate lyase translates to MIERYTLPEMGRVWSDAHKYELWCKVEVLVVEAHAAAGTIPPEVVEPVRKAPPPTPEAVHEIEAVTQHDVIAFLSAWADNTEPREAARYVHFGMTSSDLLDTALALQLVEATDILLTKADALVATLRDHALAHRGTLRVGRTHGIHGEPDVWGHRVADFAFAMARSRDRLRRARESVGVMAISGAVGTYSNIDPAIEAHVARELGLATADVSTQVVIRDGISEWVSALAIMATVCEAIALEVRHGQRTEVRELWEPFGKGQKGSSAMPHKKNPIISERLAGMARIVRAQIVPVLEGIPLWHERDISHSSTERIALPDASIALDYMLNLTNRLMSGLVVDEARMTANLESTGGLIYTSTVLLELVEAGMSRDDEAYPLVQKAAMTTWETGVPFRETLRGAAVEAGLTLDEGRLDEVCRPERFVERLGPVFDRLTHLT, encoded by the coding sequence GTGATTGAGCGTTACACACTTCCGGAGATGGGGCGCGTCTGGTCGGACGCGCACAAGTACGAGCTGTGGTGCAAGGTGGAGGTGCTCGTCGTCGAGGCCCACGCCGCGGCCGGGACGATCCCGCCGGAGGTGGTGGAGCCGGTGCGCAAGGCGCCGCCGCCGACGCCGGAGGCCGTGCACGAGATCGAGGCGGTCACCCAGCACGACGTCATCGCGTTCCTGTCGGCGTGGGCGGACAACACCGAGCCCCGCGAGGCCGCGCGGTACGTGCACTTCGGCATGACGTCGTCCGACCTGCTGGACACCGCGCTGGCGCTGCAGCTCGTCGAGGCGACCGACATCCTGCTGACGAAGGCGGACGCGCTGGTCGCGACGCTGCGCGACCACGCGCTGGCGCACCGGGGGACGCTGCGGGTGGGCCGGACGCACGGGATCCACGGGGAGCCGGACGTCTGGGGCCACCGGGTCGCGGACTTCGCGTTCGCGATGGCGCGGTCCCGCGACCGGCTGCGGCGGGCCCGGGAGTCGGTGGGCGTGATGGCGATCTCCGGGGCCGTCGGGACGTACTCCAACATCGATCCCGCGATCGAGGCGCACGTGGCGCGGGAGCTGGGGCTCGCGACCGCGGACGTGTCGACGCAGGTCGTCATCCGGGACGGCATCAGCGAGTGGGTGTCGGCGCTCGCGATCATGGCGACGGTGTGCGAGGCGATCGCGCTGGAGGTGCGGCACGGGCAGCGCACCGAGGTGCGGGAGCTGTGGGAGCCGTTCGGCAAGGGCCAGAAGGGCTCCTCGGCGATGCCGCACAAGAAGAACCCGATCATCTCCGAGCGGCTCGCGGGGATGGCGCGCATCGTGCGGGCGCAGATCGTCCCGGTGCTGGAGGGCATCCCGCTCTGGCACGAGCGGGACATCTCGCACTCGTCGACCGAGCGGATCGCGCTGCCGGACGCGTCGATCGCGCTGGACTACATGCTGAACCTGACGAACCGCCTCATGTCGGGCCTGGTCGTGGACGAGGCGCGGATGACGGCGAACCTCGAGTCGACCGGCGGGCTGATCTACACCTCGACCGTCCTGCTGGAGCTGGTCGAGGCCGGGATGTCCCGCGACGACGAGGCGTACCCGCTCGTCCAGAAGGCGGCGATGACGACGTGGGAGACGGGGGTGCCGTTCCGCGAGACGCTGCGCGGCGCGGCGGTCGAGGCCGGTCTCACGCTCGACGAGGGGCGGCTGGACGAGGTGTGCCGCCCGGAGCGGTTCGTCGAGCGGCTGGGGCCCGTCTTCGACCGCCTCACCCACCTGACCTGA
- a CDS encoding MOSC domain-containing protein produces the protein MPATLTELNVYPVKSGGGTALRAAELTPAGLRHDREFMLVDAEGRSLTQRDTAALALLRPSYDGEVLTVTAPGAAPLVHKAHEDGEPREVLVQRKEARGVDQGDEAAAWFADLLGRECRLVRFTGRRETSRGGGVARFQDGYPLLLISAESLADLNGRMAAPLPMNRFRPSLVVEGLGAFGEDGVRLLRIGGTVIEAVKPCTRCVITTTDQETGERGKEPLRTLASYRSGEGGLLFGQNCVPRTVGGLAVGDPVEIVEAR, from the coding sequence GTGCCGGCCACGCTCACCGAACTCAACGTCTACCCCGTCAAGAGCGGCGGCGGCACCGCGCTGCGCGCCGCCGAGCTGACGCCGGCGGGGCTGCGGCACGACCGCGAGTTCATGCTCGTCGACGCCGAGGGCCGGTCGCTGACGCAGCGCGACACGGCCGCGCTGGCGCTGCTGCGGCCGTCCTACGACGGCGAGGTGCTCACCGTGACCGCGCCGGGCGCGGCGCCGCTCGTCCACAAGGCCCACGAGGACGGCGAGCCGCGCGAGGTGCTCGTGCAGCGCAAGGAGGCCCGGGGCGTCGACCAGGGCGACGAGGCCGCGGCGTGGTTCGCGGACCTGCTCGGGCGGGAGTGCCGGCTGGTCCGGTTCACCGGGCGGCGGGAGACGTCGCGGGGCGGGGGTGTGGCCCGGTTCCAGGACGGCTACCCGCTGCTGCTGATCTCCGCCGAGTCGCTGGCGGACCTGAACGGGCGGATGGCCGCGCCGCTGCCGATGAACCGGTTCCGACCGAGCCTGGTGGTCGAGGGGCTCGGCGCGTTCGGCGAGGACGGGGTGCGGCTGCTGCGGATCGGCGGCACGGTGATCGAGGCGGTCAAACCGTGCACCCGCTGCGTCATCACCACGACCGACCAGGAGACGGGCGAGCGGGGCAAGGAGCCGCTGCGGACGCTGGCGTCCTACCGGAGCGGCGAGGGCGGCCTGCTGTTCGGGCAGAACTGCGTGCCGCGCACCGTGGGCGGGCTCGCGGTCGGTGACCCGGTGGAGATCGTCGAGGCGCGCTGA